A genomic stretch from Bacteroides sp. includes:
- a CDS encoding T9SS type A sorting domain-containing protein — translation MNKAITVFIGFVLLSTLAPAQEMLMPLLRNPRKAAIENRPKAEPAGPKQLSLPFRDDFSYPGPFPEASLWADSSAFINNSFAVHPKTVGVATFDALDQYGGIYEAAHENAYQFVADHLTSQQILLGSLAPADSVLLSFYYQPQGNGSAPRGRDSLVLEFLRIPGYFDENEEGETVWIPDEWESVWRATGEDLSNFSGDDFPYFKRVALFITDPAFFRDDFRFRFKNYSSFSIETNKTPVNMAGNNNIWNIDYVLLDQGRSVFNDTYFDIAFADGASSILKRYSAMPWSHYIVNSPSHLKSNLELKITNLGGIVYNYVYRYFIQDESGTNIRTYSGGTWNIAPFFQDGYQNYQPHTNPIVIQNPLPTAPAAERHFKVVHIIREGVAGDSYQRNDTIAFDQVFQNYFAYDDGVPESGYGLAGRNARGAYRFILSKTDTLEAVQFLFNRTLTESNDIPFYLTIWKNLEPEEILYQSEVQSPDFEDSLNGFVTYLLDEPIQVSDTIYVGWEQLNEGFLNLGYDANGQAGENIFYNVGNEWVPSIYEGALMIRPYFGPETIVGVELPQLSLGVNVFPNPVRHDLLNIRLDDRSLNPEEVRLEVYDISGRLLLSREYATALDVSAFSNGMYLLRLTHPQQQRSQSLRFIIAR, via the coding sequence ATGAATAAAGCCATAACCGTTTTCATTGGATTTGTGTTGCTGAGCACCCTGGCTCCAGCCCAGGAGATGCTAATGCCTTTGCTGCGCAACCCCCGGAAAGCCGCCATTGAAAACCGGCCAAAGGCCGAGCCCGCCGGACCTAAGCAGTTATCCCTCCCCTTCCGCGATGACTTCTCCTACCCGGGTCCTTTCCCTGAGGCTTCGCTCTGGGCCGACAGTTCAGCCTTCATCAACAACAGTTTTGCGGTCCACCCCAAAACCGTGGGCGTGGCTACTTTCGATGCCCTTGACCAGTATGGCGGGATCTATGAAGCCGCCCACGAAAACGCCTACCAGTTTGTTGCCGACCATTTAACCTCACAGCAAATCCTCCTCGGCAGCCTGGCTCCTGCCGATTCAGTCCTTCTCAGCTTCTATTATCAGCCCCAGGGCAATGGCAGTGCACCCCGCGGACGCGATTCGCTTGTGCTGGAATTCCTGCGCATCCCGGGCTACTTCGACGAAAACGAAGAAGGCGAAACGGTGTGGATTCCCGATGAATGGGAATCGGTATGGAGGGCCACCGGTGAAGACCTTTCAAACTTCTCCGGCGACGACTTCCCCTATTTTAAAAGAGTCGCCCTCTTCATCACCGATCCGGCATTCTTCCGCGATGACTTCAGGTTCAGGTTCAAAAATTACTCCAGTTTTTCTATCGAAACCAACAAGACCCCGGTCAATATGGCCGGCAACAACAACATCTGGAATATCGACTATGTGCTCCTCGATCAGGGACGCAGTGTTTTCAACGATACTTATTTCGATATCGCCTTTGCCGATGGGGCGTCCTCCATCCTGAAGCGCTATTCGGCCATGCCCTGGTCGCATTACATCGTTAATTCACCATCACACCTGAAAAGCAATCTCGAGCTGAAGATCACCAACCTGGGAGGCATTGTTTACAACTATGTGTACCGTTATTTCATTCAGGATGAGAGCGGCACCAACATACGCACCTATTCTGGCGGGACCTGGAATATAGCCCCCTTCTTTCAGGACGGCTACCAGAATTACCAGCCCCACACCAACCCCATCGTCATTCAGAATCCCCTGCCCACAGCGCCCGCCGCAGAACGCCACTTCAAGGTGGTCCATATCATCCGCGAAGGGGTGGCCGGCGACAGCTACCAGCGCAACGACACCATCGCCTTCGACCAGGTGTTTCAGAATTATTTTGCCTACGATGATGGGGTGCCCGAAAGCGGTTACGGCCTGGCAGGCAGAAACGCCCGCGGCGCCTACCGGTTTATCCTGAGCAAAACCGACACCCTCGAGGCTGTACAGTTTCTTTTTAACCGCACCCTCACCGAGAGCAACGATATTCCGTTTTATCTTACCATCTGGAAAAACCTCGAACCTGAAGAGATCCTGTATCAGTCGGAGGTGCAAAGCCCTGATTTTGAAGACAGCCTGAATGGCTTTGTGACCTACCTGCTCGATGAGCCCATCCAGGTGTCCGACACCATTTACGTGGGCTGGGAGCAGCTGAACGAGGGATTCCTGAACCTGGGCTATGATGCCAATGGACAGGCAGGCGAAAACATATTCTATAACGTGGGCAATGAATGGGTTCCTTCCATTTACGAAGGTGCTTTGATGATACGTCCATACTTCGGGCCGGAGACCATCGTTGGGGTCGAATTGCCGCAGCTCAGTCTGGGTGTGAATGTCTTCCCGAACCCGGTCCGCCACGATCTGCTGAACATCAGGCTGGATGACCGAAGCCTTAACCCTGAAGAGGTCAGGCTTGAAGTATATGACATCAGCGGCCGGCTCCTGCTTTCACGGGAATATGCTACTGCCCTGGATGTCAGCGCATTCAGCAATGGGATGTATCTCCTGCGCCTGACCCACCCGCAGCAACAACGCAGCCAGTCGCTGCGCTTTATTATTGCCCGCTAA
- a CDS encoding RluA family pseudouridine synthase yields the protein MIDERDLPEEDGQEEGGEEQELYEHYRFVVDRGQGLLRIDKYVASRIENASRNKVQMAAKAGNILVNDLPVKSNYKVKPGDVISIVMAYPPREIELIPQDIPLNILYEDEDLIVINKEAGLVVHPAYGNYSGTLVNALVHRFGNLPRQNDEDIKPGLVHRLDKNTSGIMVVAKTEIAQTRLAKLFFDRKIDRIYNALVWGDFQEDEGTITGHIGRSLKNRKVMDVFPDGDYGKHAITHYRVLERFGYVTLVECKLETGRTHQIRAHFQHIGHPLFNDETYGGDRILKGTTFTKYKQFVNNCFNLLPRHALHAKTLGFKHPTTGKPLFFDSELPEDMLAVLEKWRNYSIHRKWEDEPSGTDETIPEKPPKTEDTE from the coding sequence ATGATTGACGAAAGAGACCTTCCCGAAGAGGATGGCCAGGAAGAAGGTGGTGAAGAACAGGAATTGTACGAGCATTACCGCTTCGTGGTGGATCGCGGACAGGGCTTGCTGCGCATCGACAAATATGTGGCCTCCCGCATCGAGAATGCCAGCCGCAACAAGGTCCAGATGGCGGCAAAGGCTGGCAACATCCTGGTCAACGATCTGCCGGTAAAATCTAACTATAAGGTGAAACCCGGCGATGTGATCAGCATTGTGATGGCTTACCCTCCCCGCGAAATTGAACTCATACCCCAGGATATTCCCCTCAATATTCTCTATGAGGATGAAGACCTCATTGTGATCAACAAGGAAGCGGGCCTGGTGGTGCATCCCGCCTATGGCAACTATTCCGGCACTTTGGTCAATGCATTGGTACATCGCTTTGGGAACCTGCCCAGGCAAAATGATGAGGATATCAAACCCGGGTTGGTGCACCGGCTCGACAAAAACACCTCGGGGATCATGGTGGTGGCCAAGACCGAGATCGCCCAGACCCGCCTGGCCAAGCTATTCTTCGACCGGAAAATAGACCGCATATACAACGCCCTGGTTTGGGGCGACTTTCAGGAGGATGAAGGCACCATCACGGGCCACATCGGCCGCAGCCTGAAAAACCGCAAGGTGATGGATGTCTTTCCCGATGGGGATTACGGAAAACACGCAATAACCCATTATCGCGTACTTGAGCGTTTCGGCTATGTGACCCTGGTAGAATGCAAACTCGAGACCGGCCGCACCCACCAGATCAGGGCCCATTTCCAGCACATCGGACACCCCCTTTTCAACGATGAGACTTACGGGGGCGACAGGATACTGAAGGGCACCACCTTTACCAAGTACAAGCAGTTTGTCAACAACTGCTTTAACTTATTGCCCCGGCACGCCCTGCACGCCAAAACCCTGGGATTCAAGCATCCCACCACCGGCAAACCCCTCTTCTTCGACTCAGAATTGCCCGAAGACATGCTGGCCGTTCTCGAAAAATGGCGCAATTATTCCATTCACCGCAAATGGGAAGATGAACCCAGCGGCACCGACGAGACCATCCCCGAAAAGCCCCCGAAAACGGAAGACACGGAATAA
- a CDS encoding TonB-dependent receptor — MKRKMLITALCLIMTFAGFSQHALEGRVFDHSSQISLPGANVLVKGTYKGVFTNKEGHFVLHNLPAGQFILQVTYMGYEPKEIEVELPARSALEIGLQQTATLTEEVVVVGLRADGRTPATYTDIQGEELAARNLGQDLPFLISLTPSVIVSSDAGAGVGYTWMKVRGSDDTRINVTLNGVPLNNPESHGVWWVNTPDIATSVSNMQVQRGVGLSTHGAGAFGATISLKTHDLKETTYAELENSFGSFNTLKNTASFGTGLLKGKWAFDGRLSKISSDGFVDRAASDLKSFYLSGGYYGKKTVVKAITFSGNETTYQAWNGVPGSLLDTDRTYNPSGLYYDSDGDVQFYDNETDNYQQDHFQLHLSHAFSSGLTGNAALHYTRGKGYYEQYRYNDKFSSYNLPNLIVGDQTISRSDLVRQRWLDNHFAGMVFSLNYNSFSRLSLTWGGAANQYDGKHFGEIIWARYAQHVNKDYRYYDNDALKYDVNTYVKAIFELLPGMNLLADMQYRHVDYTFEGPAWVLGEVVALDQKVNYDFFNPKAGISWAISPSSTFYSFAGIGNREPVRRDFTESSPESRPRPEKMRNLELGYRFHGKSTLLGVNLYLMDYKDQLILTGQINDVGGFSRTNIDNSYRAGIELEAGVIISPKLQWQGNATFSRNKIDLFVEYSDAYDNDWNWVGTDVQEYRNTDISFSPSVIAASIFSYEPLRDLNLSLSTKYVGKQYIDNTMSADRMLDAYLVNDLRLNYVLRPGFFREVELVAQVNNLFNALYETNAWIYKGVVGDQGLITIEDGYFPQAGRHFLAGVNLRF, encoded by the coding sequence ATGAAAAGAAAGATGCTGATCACGGCACTATGCCTGATCATGACATTTGCTGGCTTTAGCCAGCATGCACTTGAAGGCCGGGTGTTTGACCATTCCAGTCAGATTTCCCTGCCTGGAGCCAATGTTTTGGTAAAAGGAACCTACAAAGGTGTTTTTACCAATAAAGAAGGGCATTTTGTGCTTCACAACCTGCCTGCAGGCCAATTCATCTTGCAGGTAACCTACATGGGGTATGAGCCGAAAGAAATTGAGGTGGAATTGCCTGCCCGTTCAGCCCTGGAGATAGGCTTGCAGCAAACGGCTACCCTGACTGAAGAGGTGGTTGTCGTAGGCCTGCGTGCCGATGGCCGCACCCCGGCCACCTATACCGACATTCAGGGTGAAGAACTCGCTGCCAGGAACCTGGGGCAAGACCTGCCCTTCCTGATCAGCTTGACGCCCTCGGTGATCGTGAGCTCTGATGCTGGCGCTGGTGTAGGTTACACCTGGATGAAAGTGAGGGGTAGCGATGATACCCGCATCAACGTGACCCTGAATGGCGTGCCGCTTAACAACCCCGAATCGCACGGGGTGTGGTGGGTCAATACCCCCGATATCGCTACCTCGGTGAGCAATATGCAGGTGCAGCGCGGGGTGGGGCTCAGCACTCATGGCGCGGGGGCATTTGGTGCTACCATTAGCCTCAAAACCCACGACCTCAAGGAAACCACCTATGCCGAACTGGAGAACTCCTTTGGTTCATTCAATACCCTGAAAAACACCGCCAGCTTTGGTACAGGGCTGCTGAAAGGCAAGTGGGCTTTCGACGGGCGCCTGTCGAAGATCTCTTCCGATGGCTTTGTGGACCGCGCCGCCTCTGACCTGAAGTCCTTTTATCTGTCAGGGGGCTATTATGGTAAGAAAACGGTGGTAAAGGCCATCACCTTCTCGGGTAACGAAACCACTTACCAGGCCTGGAATGGGGTGCCCGGGTCCCTGCTTGACACTGACCGCACATACAACCCCTCCGGCCTTTATTATGATAGCGATGGCGACGTTCAGTTTTATGACAATGAAACGGACAACTACCAGCAGGACCATTTCCAGTTGCATCTCTCGCACGCTTTTTCGTCCGGGCTGACTGGTAATGCTGCCCTCCACTATACCCGCGGCAAAGGCTATTATGAGCAATACCGCTACAACGACAAGTTCAGCAGTTATAACCTCCCCAATCTGATCGTGGGCGACCAGACCATCAGCCGCAGTGACCTGGTGAGGCAGCGCTGGCTCGACAATCACTTTGCCGGGATGGTCTTTTCACTGAACTACAACTCGTTCTCCAGGCTCTCACTGACCTGGGGTGGTGCCGCCAACCAATACGATGGCAAGCACTTTGGCGAGATCATCTGGGCCCGATATGCCCAGCATGTGAACAAGGACTATCGCTATTACGATAACGATGCGTTGAAATATGATGTCAATACTTATGTTAAGGCTATCTTTGAACTGCTGCCCGGAATGAACCTCCTCGCCGATATGCAATACCGCCATGTGGATTACACCTTCGAAGGCCCGGCCTGGGTATTGGGTGAAGTGGTGGCCCTGGATCAAAAGGTAAACTACGATTTCTTCAACCCCAAGGCGGGTATAAGCTGGGCCATCAGCCCCTCCAGCACCTTTTATTCCTTTGCAGGCATAGGCAACCGCGAGCCGGTCAGGCGCGATTTCACCGAGTCCTCGCCCGAAAGCCGTCCCCGCCCCGAAAAGATGCGCAACCTGGAACTGGGCTACCGCTTTCACGGGAAAAGCACCCTGCTGGGCGTTAACCTCTACCTGATGGACTACAAAGACCAGCTGATCCTGACAGGGCAGATCAATGATGTGGGGGGCTTTTCCCGCACCAATATTGATAACAGCTATCGTGCAGGCATTGAACTGGAGGCAGGCGTGATCATCAGCCCGAAACTGCAATGGCAAGGCAATGCCACCTTCAGCCGCAATAAAATCGATCTGTTTGTTGAATATTCTGATGCCTACGACAACGACTGGAACTGGGTGGGCACCGATGTGCAGGAATACCGCAACACCGATATTTCATTCTCGCCTTCGGTGATAGCTGCCAGCATCTTCTCGTATGAGCCCCTGCGTGACCTGAACCTCTCGCTCAGCACCAAGTATGTGGGCAAACAATACATCGACAATACCATGAGTGCTGACCGCATGCTCGATGCTTATTTGGTCAACGATTTAAGGCTGAATTATGTGCTTCGCCCCGGCTTTTTCCGCGAGGTGGAGCTGGTTGCCCAGGTGAACAACCTCTTCAACGCCTTATACGAAACCAATGCCTGGATCTATAAAGGCGTGGTTGGCGACCAGGGGTTAATCACCATCGAGGACGGTTACTTCCCACAGGCCGGAAGGCATTTCCTGGCAGGGGTGAATTTACGCTTTTAA
- the aroQ gene encoding type II 3-dehydroquinate dehydratase → MKLIIINGPNLNLLGSREPGIYGKEDFNAYLKKLRARFPNTHIDFFQSNLEGELISKIQDTGTWVDGIILNAGGYTHTSIALADAIAAVKAPVIEVHISNIFAREDFRHRSFIGPNCLGCISGFGLDSYRLAVQSFINTLENKTN, encoded by the coding sequence ATGAAGTTAATCATCATCAATGGCCCCAACCTTAACCTGTTAGGGAGCAGGGAACCAGGTATTTACGGGAAAGAAGATTTCAACGCTTACCTGAAAAAACTCAGGGCCCGGTTTCCCAATACCCACATTGATTTCTTCCAGAGTAACCTGGAGGGCGAGTTGATCAGCAAGATACAGGATACGGGCACTTGGGTGGATGGGATCATCCTCAACGCCGGAGGCTACACCCATACCAGCATAGCCCTGGCCGATGCCATCGCAGCGGTGAAGGCCCCGGTCATTGAAGTGCATATCTCAAACATCTTTGCCCGTGAAGATTTCAGGCACCGTTCGTTCATCGGGCCTAACTGCTTGGGGTGCATTTCCGGCTTTGGCCTCGACAGCTACCGCCTGGCAGTCCAAAGCTTTATCAACACATTGGAAAACAAAACAAATTGA